The following proteins are encoded in a genomic region of Magallana gigas chromosome 1, xbMagGiga1.1, whole genome shotgun sequence:
- the LOC105325370 gene encoding scavenger receptor class F member 2, translating to MYDAPEDGPTVGAILEICEIEVYGCVASCRNNVCDRSGNCTDGCEDGYWGAACESRCPANCEKRTCDSTNGFCISCKSGYWGNTCNSQCPLHCIETVCDKTNGSCTQGCASGRYGDICNRTCSLWCVGGTCDKQSATCFNGCVQNWAGSQCDGCDSNHYGSSCSLECNRNCENSTCNDTTGLCTLGCKTGFFGDKCDRQCTCCPSGCDRLTGRCNGDCPVGKQSPVPNTENRSSLYVVITVLCISLLLNIFTITWISRNKACKRQDVNEEEKKDTDSISTPGIYDTAEENAGYHELGQLSGPSHYDQLQGPATNK from the exons ATGTACGACGCTCCTGAAGATGGTCCTACTGTAGGAGCGATCCTAGAAATCTGTGAAATAGAAGTTTATG gATGTGTGGCATCTTGCAGAAATAATGTATGTGATCGCTCTGGAAACTGTACCGATGGCTGTGAAGACGGATACTGGGGAGCAGCATGTGAATCTCGATGTCCTGCAAATTGTGAGAAACGGACCTGTGACAGTACAAATGGATTTTGTATCAGCTGTAAGTCTGGTTACTGGGGAAATACATGCAATTCACAATGTCCATTACATTGTATCGAAACAGTTTGTGATAAAACCAATGGTAGCTGTACACAGGGATGTGCATCAGGACGTTATGGAGACATATGTAATAGAACATGCAGTCTCTGGTGTGTAGGAGGGACATGCGACAAACAAAGTGCAACATGTTTTAATGGATGTGTGCAGAACTGGGCAGGGTCTCAATGTGACG GATGTGACTCAAATCATTATGGATCTTCCTGTTCTCTGGAATGCAACCGTAACTGTGAAAATAGTACTTGTAATGACACTACTGGTTTGTGTACTTTGGGATGTAAAACGGGGTTCTTTGGAGACAAATGTGACCGACAATGTACGTGTTGTCCGTCAGGGTGTGATCGATTAACAGGACGATGTAATGGAGACTGTCCAGTAG gtAAACAATCACCGGTGCCAAACACAGAAAATAGGTCCAGTTTGTATGTAGTGATTACAGTCCTTTGCATCAGTCTGCTCCtcaacatttttacaataacctg GATTTCTAGAAACAAAGCATGCAAGAGACAAGATGTTAATGAAGAGGAAAAGAAGGACACTGATTCCATTTCCACCCCTGGGATTTATGATACAGCGGAAGAAAACGCCGGATACCACGAATTGGGTCAACTCAGCGGACCCTCTCACTACGATCAGCTCCAAGGGCCAGCAACTAATAAATAg